One stretch of Paenibacillus sp. FSL R5-0341 DNA includes these proteins:
- a CDS encoding GNAT family protein yields MSHSKPSPRIPRLLETSRIYLRPFETTDVDAYFPGLFDAEMRRLTGTQNSFTRTQVERYVENAAQDDSRLMLLIALQENDQIIGDVVLMDMHAKNRSAHIRVAIDQAEQQGKGYGSEALLLMLDYGFGICNLHRIELEVYAFNERAIRTYEKLGFQREGVKREVLFYNHQYHDAIQMSMLEDEFRQRHMKDQTGND; encoded by the coding sequence ATGTCACATTCAAAACCATCCCCACGTATCCCCCGTCTGCTGGAAACGTCGCGCATATATCTGCGTCCTTTCGAGACTACAGATGTGGATGCTTATTTCCCCGGTCTGTTTGACGCCGAGATGCGTAGGTTGACAGGTACACAGAACAGTTTCACACGCACTCAGGTTGAACGTTACGTTGAGAATGCAGCACAGGATGACTCCAGACTCATGCTACTCATTGCTTTGCAGGAAAATGACCAAATCATCGGAGATGTCGTCCTGATGGACATGCATGCCAAGAATCGCAGTGCGCATATCCGGGTTGCCATCGATCAGGCGGAGCAGCAAGGAAAAGGCTACGGTAGCGAGGCGTTACTGCTTATGCTGGACTACGGCTTTGGCATCTGTAACTTGCATCGAATTGAGCTTGAGGTGTACGCCTTCAACGAGCGAGCCATTCGCACGTATGAGAAGCTCGGATTTCAACGCGAGGGTGTGAAGCGGGAAGTCTTGTTCTACAATCATCAATACCATGATGCGATTCAGATGAGCATGTTAGAGGATGAGTTTAGACAACGTCATATGAAAGATCAGACAGGGAATGATTGA
- a CDS encoding ABC transporter ATP-binding protein, whose amino-acid sequence MSERTERKSPRPPGGPGPGPGMGMRPPAEKAKDFKGTLRRLIRYLQPHSSRLLGVLVAAILSTVFSIISPKIMAEGTDILSQGAIAILQGVQGAGIDFPALMKVLYLLGGLYLFSAAFMYVQQYLMAGVAQRVVYDMREQISAKVGRLPLKYFDSRTTGETLSRATNDVDNISNTLQQSLAQFITSIVTIVGVIIMMLTISPWMTLITILTLPLSVVVVMLVASRSQKHFAGQQKSLGELNGHVEEMYTGHKVVKAFGREEQSVQQFEKVNEELYESGWKAQFISGIIMPLMSFVGNLGYVLICVVGGIFVTRGSISIGDILAFTQYSRQFTQPINQIANISNIIQSTIASAERVFELLDEEEEVPESKQPVQLQQPKGAVTFQGVNFGYKENELLIHNMNIDVKPGQTVAIVGPTGAGKTTLINLLMRFYEIQDGQITIDGANIEDMERGKLRSLFGMVLQDTWLFNGTIRDNIAYGREGSTEEEVVKAAVAAHADHFIRTLPDGYDTVLNEEASNISQGQKQLLTIARAILANPAILILDEATSSVDTRTEVFIQKAMNDLMKDRTSFVIAHRLSTIRGADLILVMDHGNVIEQGNHEELMASQGFYADLYNSQFAEQQPQAI is encoded by the coding sequence ATGAGTGAACGTACAGAACGCAAGTCGCCTCGTCCACCTGGTGGGCCGGGTCCTGGTCCCGGAATGGGCATGCGACCTCCCGCTGAGAAAGCGAAAGATTTCAAAGGTACATTGCGGCGATTGATTCGTTATCTCCAGCCCCATAGCTCTCGTCTATTGGGTGTACTGGTCGCAGCCATTCTGAGTACCGTATTTAGCATCATCAGTCCAAAGATCATGGCAGAAGGAACGGATATTCTCAGCCAAGGCGCCATTGCCATCCTTCAGGGTGTGCAGGGGGCCGGAATTGATTTTCCTGCATTGATGAAAGTATTATACCTGCTTGGTGGACTCTATCTGTTCAGTGCTGCATTTATGTATGTTCAGCAATACCTGATGGCCGGTGTGGCCCAGCGTGTTGTGTATGACATGCGTGAGCAGATCAGTGCGAAGGTCGGACGCCTTCCTTTGAAATATTTTGATTCCCGCACGACAGGGGAGACACTTAGCCGTGCCACGAATGACGTGGACAATATCAGTAATACGCTTCAGCAAAGCTTGGCACAGTTCATTACGTCTATCGTAACGATTGTCGGCGTAATTATCATGATGCTGACGATTAGTCCATGGATGACCTTGATCACGATTCTGACGCTACCACTCAGTGTGGTTGTTGTTATGCTGGTTGCATCCCGTTCGCAAAAGCACTTTGCGGGTCAACAGAAATCCCTTGGTGAACTGAACGGTCATGTCGAAGAAATGTACACGGGACACAAGGTTGTCAAAGCATTTGGACGTGAAGAACAATCCGTACAGCAATTTGAGAAGGTCAATGAAGAGCTGTATGAATCCGGCTGGAAAGCCCAGTTCATCTCAGGTATCATTATGCCGCTCATGAGTTTTGTGGGTAACCTGGGTTATGTGCTGATCTGTGTGGTCGGTGGGATCTTCGTTACACGCGGATCGATCTCTATCGGGGATATTCTGGCCTTCACACAGTATTCCCGTCAATTCACACAGCCGATTAACCAGATTGCGAATATCTCCAATATTATTCAATCGACGATTGCTTCGGCGGAACGTGTATTCGAGTTGCTGGATGAAGAGGAAGAAGTTCCAGAGTCCAAACAACCCGTGCAACTACAACAGCCTAAAGGTGCGGTTACGTTCCAAGGTGTTAATTTTGGATATAAAGAAAATGAACTGCTCATTCATAACATGAACATTGATGTGAAACCGGGACAGACGGTAGCCATTGTTGGACCAACGGGAGCCGGTAAAACCACCTTGATCAACCTGTTAATGCGTTTCTACGAAATTCAGGATGGTCAGATTACGATTGATGGTGCCAATATCGAGGACATGGAACGTGGCAAGCTGCGCAGTCTGTTTGGCATGGTGCTTCAGGATACCTGGTTGTTTAACGGAACGATTCGGGACAATATCGCCTATGGTCGAGAAGGTTCTACGGAAGAGGAAGTCGTCAAGGCAGCCGTTGCGGCACATGCGGATCACTTTATTCGTACATTGCCTGATGGTTATGACACAGTGCTGAATGAAGAGGCATCGAACATCTCTCAAGGGCAGAAACAGTTGCTGACGATTGCACGAGCGATTCTGGCGAACCCAGCTATCCTCATTCTGGATGAAGCGACGAGTAGCGTGGATACACGGACCGAAGTATTTATCCAGAAAGCGATGAATGATCTGATGAAGGATCGCACAAGCTTTGTCATTGCACACCGTTTGTCCACTATTCGCGGCGCCGATCTGATCCTGGTTATGGATCATGGTAACGTGATTGAACAGGGCAATCATGAGGAATTAATGGCAAGTCAGGGCTTCTATGCGGATCTGTATAATAGTCAGTTTGCGGAGCAACAACCACAGGCGATCTAA
- a CDS encoding DUF3105 domain-containing protein — protein MNHMQMEHETGTSYLWLIIGAIMLLFSIAAYIWASRTQGKVLGHMKKKERADIQKKSRSLRLVAHALMAVSIVTLGLFFLQGAGAKYDVADLDANATIDVTDDKYYGADHTEDPIQYEMKIPTSGPHNPHDIKFGFYTDFPGYNYLVHNLEHGDIIIYYRENASEDLKEHLKYLVKFREAGAGILAVPNKDIPEGSEVVVTAWTKTMKLDQFDDAKVGTFINRYINQGPEKIPASIRQGGGTM, from the coding sequence ATGAATCATATGCAAATGGAACACGAGACAGGCACTTCCTACCTGTGGCTTATTATAGGTGCAATCATGTTACTGTTCTCCATCGCCGCCTATATCTGGGCATCACGCACACAAGGCAAAGTCCTGGGCCATATGAAAAAGAAGGAACGGGCAGACATCCAGAAAAAAAGTCGGTCCCTCCGGCTGGTTGCTCATGCATTGATGGCTGTGTCAATTGTTACGCTTGGTCTGTTCTTCCTGCAGGGTGCAGGGGCAAAATATGATGTAGCCGATCTGGACGCCAATGCGACAATTGATGTGACTGACGATAAATACTATGGGGCAGACCATACAGAGGACCCCATCCAGTATGAGATGAAGATCCCGACTTCAGGGCCGCATAACCCGCATGATATCAAGTTTGGATTTTACACCGACTTCCCGGGCTATAATTACCTGGTACACAATCTGGAGCATGGGGATATCATCATCTATTATCGTGAGAATGCAAGCGAGGACTTGAAGGAGCATCTGAAATACCTCGTCAAATTCCGCGAAGCCGGAGCAGGTATACTGGCCGTACCCAACAAAGACATTCCGGAAGGCAGTGAAGTCGTCGTGACTGCTTGGACCAAAACGATGAAGCTCGATCAATTTGATGATGCCAAAGTGGGTACTTTTATCAATAGGTATATTAATCAGGGACCTGAAAAGATCCCTGCCTCCATCCGCCAGGGCGGCGGAACGATGTAA
- a CDS encoding methyl-accepting chemotaxis protein translates to MNSLFMRIFLFFSCLMLASGAVLGITMYRSSAQLVEQSMGMQAQAVAERAAALIDTSLYAPLSTGQDETAYYGTLREQLSQLREANGLKYLYTLGTREENGTATYFYVVDGAAANVAEDDFSPYGSAEETPYEGMLQAFEQNEPIRGELTQDEYGATITAYVPIHGTDGKVLGLVGADLDSTAVYELMSRNRMTMIWTALAIVLLSVLLVYGFAHYLTRPLVKLKKLIAQVGKGDLTVNVELGRKDEVGQLASEFKHLVTGTRDVMTGIRQSSDSLLQAAEGVSKHSQATAEASQRIAEHTNHTASGAAEQVARAGEVTVAMEEITRSMQHIANSSSMVADVSQETTNNAVQGQANINTAMDSMDKIHQANVQMVASTSQLEQYSDKIESVAHLMKGIASQTNLLALNASIEAARAGEHGSGFAVVASEVRKLAGESEQSSQHVTELIAEMTRQTALLSDHMSASTSAVQSGLAVVQEAGRSFTSIHTGIETMNERLHEVSAASEQLSASAEEVSASVEDMEHISRESSSSIQKVSHATGSQLQSMDEMSASAESLRVLSSELNGLISRFKI, encoded by the coding sequence ATGAACAGTTTGTTTATGCGGATCTTTTTATTTTTTTCCTGTCTAATGCTGGCCTCGGGTGCGGTTCTTGGCATTACCATGTACCGCTCATCAGCTCAACTGGTCGAGCAGTCCATGGGCATGCAGGCACAGGCTGTGGCCGAACGGGCAGCAGCATTGATTGATACTTCCCTGTACGCACCACTCAGTACCGGACAGGATGAGACAGCGTATTATGGCACATTGCGTGAACAGCTCAGTCAACTGCGTGAAGCCAATGGGCTCAAGTATCTGTACACACTCGGTACACGCGAAGAAAATGGAACGGCTACGTATTTCTACGTTGTGGATGGGGCTGCTGCCAATGTGGCAGAGGATGACTTCTCCCCTTACGGCTCTGCAGAAGAGACCCCTTATGAGGGTATGCTACAGGCTTTTGAGCAGAACGAACCTATTCGAGGCGAACTCACCCAGGATGAATATGGCGCTACCATTACAGCGTATGTACCCATTCATGGGACTGACGGGAAAGTGCTGGGGCTGGTCGGTGCGGATTTGGACTCCACTGCGGTCTATGAACTGATGTCTCGCAACCGTATGACCATGATCTGGACAGCGCTGGCGATTGTGCTGCTCAGTGTCTTGTTGGTGTATGGATTCGCCCACTACTTGACCCGTCCATTGGTGAAGCTGAAGAAGTTAATTGCTCAGGTGGGAAAAGGCGACTTGACCGTCAACGTCGAACTTGGACGAAAGGACGAGGTCGGACAGCTAGCTTCTGAATTCAAACATCTGGTCACAGGTACACGGGATGTCATGACCGGTATCCGTCAAAGCTCCGATTCTCTGCTACAGGCTGCAGAGGGAGTATCCAAACATTCACAAGCGACTGCGGAAGCCAGTCAGCGCATTGCCGAGCATACGAATCATACAGCCAGTGGAGCTGCTGAACAGGTGGCTCGTGCGGGCGAAGTTACAGTAGCCATGGAAGAAATTACGCGTAGCATGCAGCACATTGCGAATTCTTCCTCCATGGTCGCAGATGTCTCGCAGGAAACAACCAATAACGCAGTACAAGGTCAAGCCAACATCAACACAGCGATGGACAGCATGGACAAAATTCATCAGGCGAATGTGCAGATGGTCGCCTCCACCTCCCAACTGGAGCAGTATTCCGATAAAATTGAGTCGGTAGCACATCTAATGAAAGGTATCGCTTCACAGACCAATCTGCTCGCACTTAATGCGAGTATTGAAGCCGCTCGTGCAGGAGAGCATGGCAGCGGGTTTGCGGTGGTTGCCTCAGAGGTTCGCAAGCTTGCGGGGGAATCAGAGCAGTCTTCCCAGCATGTCACCGAACTGATCGCCGAGATGACACGCCAGACTGCCCTGTTGTCGGACCATATGTCGGCCAGCACTTCAGCTGTACAGTCTGGTCTCGCTGTTGTTCAGGAGGCAGGCCGTTCGTTCACATCCATTCATACCGGGATTGAGACGATGAATGAACGTCTGCACGAAGTATCCGCAGCATCCGAGCAACTGTCTGCCAGTGCAGAAGAAGTGTCCGCTTCCGTGGAGGACATGGAGCATATCTCGCGTGAATCCTCTTCGAGTATCCAGAAGGTGTCGCACGCTACCGGAAGCCAACTTCAATCCATGGATGAAATGAGTGCATCCGCAGAATCTCTGCGGGTATTATCCAGTGAGCTGAACGGATTGATTAGTCGATTTAAAATATAG
- a CDS encoding diacylglycerol kinase family protein, translated as MEFNKALLIHHHHSGKANRENTVGMVAGVLAPAVHELVIVRTDEPGEGEKLCRERGEQFDVVFILGGDGTVHECVNGLADLQHPPLIGVLPGGTCNDFARSLGLSPDAETAAQEILAGRVVSIDVGRANDRVFTNFFGIGLISDASQNINENLKGALGKLSYFISTLQTISHTEPFRYQLEADGKEMEGEAVMIYAANGRFLGTNALPFAPDALQDGELDVLIIHETGIPLLREILSHKPEGDWQPQSESISYFKASTLKVKTDTPMSADTDGELYMKTPAELSVLTGHLKFLTGEGY; from the coding sequence ATGGAGTTTAACAAAGCGTTGTTAATTCATCATCATCATTCGGGCAAGGCCAATCGTGAGAATACGGTGGGTATGGTGGCTGGTGTGCTGGCTCCTGCTGTTCACGAACTCGTCATTGTGCGCACGGATGAACCGGGTGAGGGAGAGAAGCTGTGTCGTGAGCGCGGGGAACAATTCGATGTGGTATTTATCCTGGGTGGGGATGGCACGGTGCATGAATGTGTGAATGGACTGGCTGATCTGCAACATCCTCCGTTGATTGGTGTATTGCCTGGAGGCACCTGTAATGATTTTGCGCGTTCGCTCGGCCTTTCACCGGATGCAGAGACTGCCGCACAAGAAATACTGGCAGGTCGGGTGGTATCCATTGATGTTGGACGAGCTAATGATCGGGTATTCACGAACTTTTTTGGCATTGGCTTAATCAGTGATGCATCGCAGAATATTAACGAGAATCTGAAAGGCGCGCTGGGTAAGCTCAGTTATTTTATCAGCACGTTACAGACAATCAGTCATACAGAGCCGTTTCGATATCAACTGGAGGCTGATGGGAAAGAGATGGAAGGCGAAGCTGTGATGATCTACGCAGCCAACGGCCGTTTTCTGGGAACCAATGCATTACCCTTTGCACCGGATGCGTTGCAGGATGGGGAGCTGGACGTACTCATTATTCATGAGACAGGCATTCCGCTGCTGCGAGAGATACTATCGCACAAGCCGGAGGGAGATTGGCAACCTCAGAGTGAGAGCATTTCATACTTCAAGGCATCTACGCTAAAAGTGAAGACAGATACGCCGATGTCAGCCGATACGGATGGCGAATTATATATGAAGACACCCGCCGAGCTGTCGGTGCTGACGGGTCATCTGAAGTTTCTAACCGGGGAGGGGTATTAA
- a CDS encoding MMPL family transporter, with the protein MQEGSGYGRWVAGKRSKWITLLVWIIIAVVLGMVWPAVGDRETNNAQDLSESKPSVQAAALAEKEFPGGEGLPALIVWRQAGGLTDEQIQNIQALTERLDQDPVEQQQSVVPLYQLPPQALKGQLSEDGSTLVMPLFFNEGADSEQLKEGIEALEQKTQDIFGANPFDVAIDDTNTLVARVTGPVGISIDASGLFSSADVSLLIATVVLVLVLLLLIYRSPVLAIIPIIAVGFAYMVTSPILGFMADQGWITVDAQSISIMTVLLFGAGTDYCLFMISRYRQILYHEPDKKKAIFQAITGSSGAIAMSGFTVVAALLVLLLAEYGAYHRFAVPFSLSIFIMFIASLTLVPALLAIFGRGSFYPFVPRTHEMEVERAKKKGKPAPAPRKVKESWIGRIVVTKPWTVLAITLVLLGGLAAFSTQVKFTYDLLSSFPEDVPSREGFTVIGEQFSQGELAPVKVIVDAEGKETDLKQRLESLDYISKVGDAQQGAENANITAFDVEFNLNPYSMEAMQHIPDLRATAEQALQDAGVTNADSNVWLDGQTAEQYDIEVAGERDAKIIIPVVIGMITLLLLLYLRSVVATAYLIATVVLSYFSALGLGWIIIHYGLGADAIQGAIPLYSFVFLVALGEDYNIFMISSIWQKRKTMPLRQAIREGVGETSSVITSAGLILAGTFAVLATLPIQVLVQFGIITAVGVMLDTFLVRPFMVPAITALLGKWAFWPGKYVPIAEKNEEKQNQSV; encoded by the coding sequence ATGCAGGAAGGTTCGGGTTATGGCCGCTGGGTTGCTGGCAAACGAAGCAAATGGATTACGCTGTTGGTATGGATCATTATCGCCGTTGTGCTTGGTATGGTATGGCCTGCTGTAGGTGATCGTGAAACTAATAACGCGCAGGATCTAAGTGAGTCCAAACCATCGGTTCAGGCAGCTGCACTTGCTGAGAAGGAATTTCCTGGCGGCGAAGGACTGCCCGCACTGATCGTATGGCGTCAAGCCGGCGGTCTGACGGATGAGCAGATTCAGAACATTCAGGCATTAACGGAGCGACTGGATCAAGATCCGGTAGAACAACAGCAGTCCGTTGTGCCACTTTATCAATTGCCGCCACAGGCATTGAAAGGCCAGCTTTCGGAAGACGGAAGCACCTTGGTTATGCCACTTTTCTTCAATGAAGGTGCCGATTCGGAACAATTGAAGGAAGGTATTGAAGCGCTTGAGCAAAAAACACAAGACATCTTCGGGGCGAACCCGTTCGATGTAGCTATAGATGATACCAATACATTGGTTGCCCGTGTGACAGGGCCAGTAGGGATATCCATTGATGCGAGCGGACTTTTCTCCTCCGCCGATGTATCCTTGCTAATCGCAACGGTTGTACTGGTATTAGTACTGTTGCTGTTGATCTATCGTTCGCCGGTATTGGCGATTATCCCGATCATTGCCGTTGGATTCGCGTATATGGTGACAAGCCCCATTCTCGGATTCATGGCGGATCAGGGCTGGATCACGGTGGACGCACAGTCGATCTCAATCATGACCGTATTGTTATTTGGAGCAGGAACGGATTACTGTCTGTTCATGATCTCCAGATACCGCCAAATTCTCTATCATGAGCCGGATAAAAAGAAAGCCATCTTCCAGGCAATTACCGGATCATCCGGCGCCATTGCCATGAGTGGATTCACGGTCGTTGCAGCACTACTGGTGCTGTTGCTGGCTGAATATGGTGCATATCATCGCTTTGCCGTACCATTCAGTCTGTCCATCTTTATTATGTTTATTGCAAGTCTGACGCTGGTTCCAGCCCTTCTTGCGATCTTCGGTCGGGGTTCATTCTACCCGTTCGTACCGCGTACCCATGAGATGGAAGTGGAACGTGCGAAGAAAAAAGGAAAACCAGCTCCTGCCCCGCGCAAAGTGAAGGAAAGCTGGATTGGCCGTATTGTAGTAACGAAGCCATGGACCGTTCTTGCAATTACGTTGGTATTGCTGGGAGGACTGGCGGCGTTCTCTACTCAGGTGAAATTCACCTACGATCTGTTGTCTTCCTTCCCGGAGGATGTACCTTCCCGCGAAGGGTTCACGGTCATTGGTGAACAATTCTCTCAAGGTGAGCTGGCTCCTGTCAAAGTGATCGTGGATGCCGAAGGTAAAGAAACTGATCTGAAGCAGCGTCTCGAATCACTGGATTACATTAGCAAAGTAGGCGATGCTCAACAGGGTGCCGAGAATGCCAACATTACCGCCTTTGATGTGGAGTTCAATCTGAATCCATATTCCATGGAGGCAATGCAGCATATCCCGGATCTGCGAGCTACTGCGGAACAGGCGCTTCAAGATGCCGGAGTAACCAATGCGGACAGTAATGTCTGGCTCGATGGTCAGACGGCTGAACAGTATGACATTGAAGTGGCTGGAGAACGGGATGCCAAGATCATTATTCCAGTGGTCATCGGTATGATTACTTTGTTGTTACTATTATACTTGCGTTCAGTTGTAGCTACGGCGTATCTGATTGCAACGGTCGTTCTATCGTATTTCTCTGCACTGGGTCTGGGTTGGATCATCATTCACTACGGACTTGGCGCAGATGCCATTCAGGGAGCGATTCCGCTGTATTCCTTTGTATTCCTCGTGGCACTCGGTGAAGACTACAACATCTTTATGATCTCTAGCATCTGGCAGAAACGTAAAACGATGCCGCTTCGTCAAGCGATTAGAGAAGGTGTTGGCGAGACAAGCTCTGTTATTACATCTGCGGGTCTGATCTTGGCAGGAACATTTGCAGTACTTGCTACATTGCCAATTCAGGTGTTGGTGCAGTTTGGTATAATTACAGCTGTTGGTGTGATGTTGGATACCTTCCTGGTTCGTCCGTTCATGGTACCGGCGATCACCGCATTGCTGGGTAAATGGGCCTTCTGGCCAGGAAAGTATGTTCCAATTGCAGAGAAGAATGAGGAGAAACAGAACCAGTCCGTGTAA
- a CDS encoding TetR/AcrR family transcriptional regulator: MSKKTNIPRSPGRPKTGADQASVQSNILMTASRLFMEYGYEPVSLQQIASLCNVTKASIYYHFSSKADLFTVAITRMMAMGMQQTSLRLDEPGTLQERLIKVAEAKMQHSHIETETMMREAEKHLDTEQLAQIREAEVRIFEVLATHFQKEMDNGYLRVGNPMLLAHAFTSLLMLANREDVRNMNGGSIEELAQELVALFLDGAVKRN, from the coding sequence ATGAGCAAAAAAACAAACATTCCCCGGTCACCGGGCAGACCCAAAACGGGTGCAGATCAAGCATCTGTGCAATCCAACATATTGATGACTGCCTCACGTCTGTTTATGGAGTACGGGTATGAACCTGTCTCTCTCCAACAGATTGCTTCATTATGCAATGTAACCAAAGCATCGATCTATTATCACTTCTCCAGCAAAGCCGATCTGTTCACCGTTGCCATTACCCGCATGATGGCAATGGGCATGCAGCAGACTTCGCTCCGTCTGGATGAACCTGGTACGCTGCAAGAGCGGCTGATTAAGGTTGCGGAAGCGAAGATGCAACACTCCCATATTGAAACGGAGACCATGATGCGAGAAGCCGAGAAACATCTGGATACGGAGCAACTCGCCCAGATTCGAGAAGCGGAGGTTCGTATCTTTGAAGTGCTAGCCACCCATTTTCAGAAGGAGATGGACAATGGTTATTTGCGTGTCGGGAACCCCATGCTGCTTGCCCATGCGTTTACATCACTGCTGATGCTCGCCAATCGCGAAGATGTACGCAACATGAATGGTGGCAGCATTGAGGAACTTGCGCAGGAACTGGTAGCCCTGTTTCTGGATGGAGCGGTTAAGCGGAACTAA
- a CDS encoding Na-translocating system protein MpsC family protein, translated as MELLDSNESKKKMCQYYNEISKELFGFGTTLLRVTIDQNIVTFYAKHRRSPRSDALEGEAPGLKLEVDFRMSVLYKKKFREKLEQHMGLPIEAILRDYDASTQWAITNVILEQA; from the coding sequence ATGGAACTACTGGACAGCAATGAGAGCAAGAAGAAGATGTGCCAGTATTATAACGAAATTTCGAAGGAACTGTTCGGATTTGGCACCACTCTCCTGAGAGTGACCATTGACCAGAATATTGTGACCTTCTACGCGAAGCACCGACGTTCACCGCGCTCTGACGCCCTGGAAGGGGAGGCCCCCGGCTTAAAGCTGGAAGTGGACTTCCGCATGTCTGTCTTATATAAGAAGAAATTCCGGGAGAAGCTCGAGCAACACATGGGTTTGCCAATTGAAGCTATATTGCGGGATTATGATGCGTCCACCCAGTGGGCGATCACGAATGTGATTCTGGAACAGGCCTAA
- a CDS encoding nucleoside hydrolase: MTNQLNVYFNHDGGVDDLVSLFMLLQMDNVHVTGVSVIPADGYLEPATDASRKIIDRFGTYSVEVSKSNSRGKNPFPAAWRLHSFYVDALPVLNESGKMEAPLSAVPAHQHLIEKVRNTEGKTLLLFTGPLTDLARALDEAPDIEEKIDKLVWMGGTFELGNVEEPEHDGTAEWNVFWDPEAAYRVWQSGIQIDLVALESTNKVPLTPAVRNRWAAERRFEGVDFLGNCYAGCPPLVYSETNSTYYLWDVLTTASVGREDIVKKKTVNCIVIPDGPSQGRTVEQADGRPVQLVYDTDPEAFFTYMTDLGKKAAPQRY; the protein is encoded by the coding sequence ATGACGAACCAACTTAATGTGTATTTTAACCATGACGGCGGCGTGGATGACCTCGTATCGCTGTTCATGCTTCTGCAAATGGACAATGTACATGTAACCGGTGTATCGGTTATTCCGGCAGACGGATATCTGGAGCCAGCAACAGATGCCAGCCGTAAAATCATCGATCGTTTCGGTACATATTCCGTAGAGGTATCCAAATCCAACTCCAGAGGGAAAAATCCATTTCCTGCGGCGTGGAGACTGCACTCCTTCTATGTAGATGCACTTCCTGTACTGAACGAATCCGGCAAAATGGAAGCGCCACTTTCTGCTGTTCCGGCACACCAGCATCTGATCGAGAAAGTGCGCAATACCGAAGGCAAAACGTTGCTTCTGTTCACAGGCCCACTGACGGACCTTGCGCGTGCACTGGACGAAGCACCAGACATTGAAGAGAAAATCGACAAGCTGGTATGGATGGGCGGCACATTCGAGCTTGGTAACGTAGAAGAGCCTGAGCATGACGGCACAGCTGAATGGAATGTATTCTGGGACCCGGAAGCGGCTTACCGTGTATGGCAGAGCGGTATCCAGATCGATCTGGTTGCACTGGAAAGCACGAACAAAGTACCTCTGACTCCAGCCGTTCGTAACCGCTGGGCAGCAGAGCGTCGCTTTGAAGGCGTTGACTTCTTGGGTAACTGTTACGCAGGTTGTCCGCCACTGGTGTACAGTGAGACGAATTCCACATACTATCTGTGGGATGTGCTGACAACGGCTTCCGTTGGACGCGAGGACATCGTGAAGAAGAAAACGGTAAACTGTATTGTCATCCCGGATGGTCCTAGCCAGGGCCGCACGGTGGAGCAAGCAGACGGACGCCCAGTACAACTGGTGTATGATACCGATCCGGAAGCGTTCTTTACGTATATGACGGATTTGGGTAAAAAAGCTGCTCCGCAGCGCTACTAA